The following nucleotide sequence is from Dyella sp. BiH032.
CGGCGATCAGGTCGGCCTGGCACAAGCGCGCCAGGTTCACGTCACCCGGGGGCAGACGCATCACCTGGGTGACCTGGGCGACGCCATCCTCGCCCTGCGTCAGGTCGGAGAAGGAAATGATGATCGCGGTCGGGCTGGACCACACTTCCGCCGCCAGCCCCAGCCGCAGCGCCGAGCCGGCGATCGCCATCTCCAGGCGCGGCGCGGACGTGCCGTACTGGTGCAGGCGCCGGGCCAGTTCCACCAGGAAGGCGATACGTGTATTCAGCGCCGCGGTGGCGAACTGATGGGGGGCCGGCTGAGTCGGCGAAGCGAAGCCGGTCGGCGATGGGGTCGGGAAGCTCATGGCGCATTCTTACCCGGAAGCTGCGGGCTTGAATACGTTTGGCCGTCCGAACGACGGAACTCACCACGCAAGATGGCAGACGCTGCCGACGCCTCCTACCGCCCAGCCCACGGCGAGGGCAGCCACCGACGCCCCGGCCAGCCAGGCCATGCGTCTGGCCCAGCTTCCCCGCGCGGCCTCGGGCAGAACGGTGGCGGCGGCGATGCAGCCGGCCAACACGACCAGCACGGCCGGCCAGGCGTACATGGCGGATACCACCCACAGAAAGAACGGCCAACCGAACAGGCTGCCGTTCTCGCGCAGGCAGGCGCCCAAGCTGCCGCCGAACAAGAAAGCGTAGAACAGCAGCGCCGGCCAGGCGAACGCGTACAGGAAGCGCCCGCACCAGCGAAGCGCCCTTGCTGCCCTGGAGTCATTCATGCCGCGGGCTTGACCCGCAGGGTGTTGCCGTCCACGGCCACGACTTCGACCGTCGTCCCCACCGGCAGGTCCGGCCCGCTGACCAGCCACAGGCCGTCGCCTACGCGTGCCTTGCCGCGACCGTTGACGATGGCCTCGGCCAGCACGTAGCGCTGGCCGATGTTCTGCTCGCCGCGACGGTTGAGTCGCGGTTCGTCCCCGTCCTCGCGCTGCAGGCGCGGCCGCAGCAGGTACCAGTAGGCCGCGCAGGAGAGAAACGCCAGCACCACGAAGGCGACCGCCTGGGCGATCACCGACAACCCTGGCACCAGCAGCGTGAGCAGTCCGGTGGCCGCTGCACCCAGGCCGATCCACAGCATGAAATAACCCGGCAGCAGCACCTCCGCGCCGATCAGCAGCAGGGCGAGGATCCACCACAGGTAATGCGTTGCGACGTCAGCGAACATGCGTCCCCCTTGCGCCGCGTCAGACCGGCGGCGTGCGGCGCGCGACCG
It contains:
- a CDS encoding NfeD family protein, with the protein product MFADVATHYLWWILALLLIGAEVLLPGYFMLWIGLGAAATGLLTLLVPGLSVIAQAVAFVVLAFLSCAAYWYLLRPRLQREDGDEPRLNRRGEQNIGQRYVLAEAIVNGRGKARVGDGLWLVSGPDLPVGTTVEVVAVDGNTLRVKPAA